One Thermococcus kodakarensis KOD1 genomic window carries:
- a CDS encoding winged helix-turn-helix domain-containing protein yields the protein MAKVKVITDPEVIKLMLEDTRRKILQLLRNREMTISQLSEILGKTPQTIYHHIEKLKEAGLVEVKRTEMKGNLVEKYYGRTADAFYINLYLGDEELRYFARSRLKTKLEIFKALGYEFNDEELLNVMDELLKKEHDYKTEISKEIEVNEEKLKDFSNEDIIHAIEWLAMAKMGRDEEVLNLLRKLGEILKKEE from the coding sequence ATGGCAAAGGTAAAGGTGATCACTGACCCAGAGGTCATAAAGCTGATGCTCGAAGACACAAGGAGGAAGATACTCCAACTCTTGAGAAACAGGGAGATGACGATCTCTCAGCTGAGCGAAATCCTCGGAAAGACGCCTCAGACAATCTATCACCACATTGAGAAGCTCAAGGAGGCTGGACTGGTAGAGGTCAAGCGGACGGAGATGAAGGGAAACCTCGTGGAGAAGTACTACGGAAGAACAGCTGACGCATTCTATATAAACCTCTACCTCGGCGACGAGGAGCTCCGCTATTTTGCCCGCTCAAGGCTCAAGACGAAGCTCGAGATATTCAAAGCCCTTGGCTACGAGTTCAACGATGAGGAGCTTCTCAACGTCATGGACGAACTCCTCAAGAAGGAGCATGACTACAAGACGGAGATTTCAAAGGAGATTGAAGTAAACGAGGAAAAACTAAAGGACTTCTCAAACGAGGACATAATCCACGCAATAGAGTGGCTTGCCATGGCCAAGATGGGTAGAGACGAAGAGGTTTTGAACCTCCTCAGAAAGCTGGGCGAGATACTCAAAAAGGAGGAATAA
- a CDS encoding DUF211 domain-containing protein: protein MARGIRLLVLDVLKPHQPMVTDLALGLSELEGVDGVNITLVEIDKETENVKITIMGDNLDYEEIVRTIEEFGGVVHSIDMVAAGKRIIEEEETPQDKLEEY, encoded by the coding sequence ATGGCGAGGGGGATAAGGCTTCTCGTACTGGACGTGCTCAAGCCGCACCAGCCGATGGTCACTGACCTCGCGCTTGGTCTGAGCGAGCTTGAGGGGGTTGACGGCGTCAACATAACCCTTGTCGAGATAGACAAGGAGACTGAGAACGTAAAGATAACCATAATGGGCGACAACCTTGACTACGAGGAGATCGTCAGAACAATCGAGGAGTTCGGCGGCGTCGTCCACAGCATAGATATGGTGGCGGCCGGAAAGAGGATAATCGAAGAAGAGGAAACTCCGCAGGACAAACTGGAGGAGTACTGA
- a CDS encoding ArsR/SmtB family transcription factor, whose protein sequence is MREVLIITNPKTVKVLSDPTRFQILKLLRERPMSVNELSDLLGKDRTTVYRHIKALEAEGLVEEIDTEGNERIYARTARMFLIKAEPDESIEEFRQSYLQVEAERIVMILEKSGFQIKDREALKALIKEVLNTIELRSQPVIKRISDANIELTEIELFHLLNMLVFFQSCELCDHAKRVKDLISF, encoded by the coding sequence ATGAGGGAAGTTTTGATAATCACAAACCCCAAAACCGTAAAGGTGCTCTCCGACCCAACTAGATTCCAGATACTCAAACTGCTCAGAGAGAGGCCAATGAGCGTCAATGAGCTGAGCGACCTCCTGGGAAAGGACAGAACAACTGTTTACAGACACATAAAGGCGCTAGAAGCTGAAGGTCTCGTGGAGGAGATAGACACGGAGGGAAACGAGAGAATATACGCAAGAACGGCTAGGATGTTCCTGATAAAGGCAGAACCCGATGAGAGCATCGAGGAGTTCAGACAGTCCTACCTGCAGGTCGAGGCTGAAAGAATAGTTATGATACTCGAAAAGAGTGGCTTCCAGATAAAGGACAGGGAAGCCCTCAAGGCCCTTATAAAGGAAGTCCTCAATACAATCGAACTCCGCTCTCAGCCAGTCATAAAGAGAATTTCAGATGCCAACATTGAACTGACGGAGATAGAGCTGTTCCACCTCCTCAACATGCTCGTCTTCTTCCAGAGCTGCGAGCTCTGCGATCACGCGAAAAGAGTTAAAGACCTCATCTCGTTCTGA
- a CDS encoding alpha-amylase, whose amino-acid sequence MKKFVALLITMFFVVSMAAVAQPASAAKYSELEEGGVIMQAFYWDVPAGGIWWDTIRSKIPEWYEAGISAIWIPPASKGMGGAYSMGYDPYDFFDLGEYNQKGTVETRFGSKQELINMINTAHAYGIKVIADIVINHRAGGDLEWNPFVGDYTWTDFSKVASGKYTANYLDFHPNEVKCCDEGTFGGFPDIAHEKEWDQHWLWASDESYAAYLRSIGVDAWRFDYVKGYGAWVVKDWLNWWGGWAVGEYWDTNVDALLNWAYSSGAKVFDFPLYYKMDEAFDNTNIPALVDALQNGGTVVSRDPFKAVTFVANHDTDIIWNKYPAYAFILTYEGQPVIFYRDYEEWLNKDKLNNLIWIHDHLAGGSTSIVYYDSDELIFVRNGDSKRPGLITYINLGSSKVGRWVYVPKFAGACIHEYTGNLGGWVDKYVESSGWVYLEAPAYDPASGQYGYTVWSYCGVG is encoded by the coding sequence ATGAAGAAGTTTGTCGCCCTGCTCATAACCATGTTTTTCGTAGTGAGCATGGCTGCCGTTGCACAGCCAGCTAGCGCCGCAAAGTATTCCGAACTCGAAGAAGGCGGCGTTATAATGCAGGCCTTCTACTGGGACGTTCCAGCGGGAGGAATCTGGTGGGATACAATCAGAAGCAAGATACCGGAGTGGTACGAGGCTGGAATCTCCGCCATCTGGATTCCGCCAGCCAGCAAGGGCATGGGAGGAGCTTATTCAATGGGCTACGACCCATACGACTTCTTCGACCTCGGCGAGTACAACCAGAAGGGAACAGTTGAAACTCGCTTTGGCTCAAAGCAGGAGCTTATCAACATGATAAACACCGCCCATGCCTACGGCATAAAGGTCATAGCTGATATCGTCATAAACCACCGCGCGGGCGGAGACCTCGAGTGGAACCCGTTCGTTGGGGACTACACCTGGACGGACTTCTCGAAGGTGGCCTCGGGCAAATATACCGCCAACTACCTCGACTTCCACCCCAACGAGGTCAAGTGCTGTGACGAGGGCACATTTGGAGGTTTCCCAGACATAGCCCACGAGAAGGAGTGGGACCAGCACTGGCTCTGGGCGAGCGACGAGAGCTACGCCGCCTACCTCAGGAGCATCGGCGTTGATGCCTGGCGTTTCGACTACGTAAAGGGCTACGGAGCGTGGGTCGTCAAGGACTGGCTCAACTGGTGGGGCGGCTGGGCCGTCGGTGAGTACTGGGACACGAACGTTGATGCACTCCTCAATTGGGCATACTCGAGCGGCGCCAAGGTCTTCGACTTCCCGCTCTACTACAAAATGGACGAGGCCTTTGACAACACCAACATCCCGGCCTTGGTTGATGCCCTCCAGAACGGGGGAACCGTCGTCTCTCGCGACCCGTTCAAGGCCGTAACCTTTGTAGCAAACCACGACACCGATATAATCTGGAACAAGTACCCTGCTTATGCTTTCATCCTCACCTACGAGGGCCAGCCCGTCATATTCTACCGCGACTACGAGGAGTGGCTCAACAAGGACAAGCTTAACAACCTAATCTGGATACACGACCACCTCGCGGGTGGAAGCACGAGCATAGTCTACTACGACAGCGACGAGCTGATCTTCGTGAGGAACGGCGACTCCAAGAGGCCGGGACTGATAACGTACATCAACCTCGGCTCTAGCAAGGTCGGAAGGTGGGTGTACGTGCCGAAGTTCGCGGGCGCGTGCATCCACGAGTACACCGGCAACCTCGGAGGCTGGGTAGACAAGTACGTCGAGTCGAGCGGCTGGGTCTATCTCGAAGCTCCAGCTTACGACCCCGCCAGCGGGCAGTACGGCTACACCGTCTGGAGCTACTGCGGGGTTGGATGA
- a CDS encoding bifunctional ADP-dependent NAD(P)H-hydrate dehydratase/NAD(P)H-hydrate epimerase: MRIEDVYIWDINAKWLGISPVQLMENAGAGVARTIEERFGKGLKVAVFSGTGNNGGDGFVATRHLSFENDVTLFLVGDEAKIRSEEAKHNWEILKKLDFVKIRILKDSSYIKSLDLSEFDVIVDALLGAGTKGEPREPIRSAIEKINEYSGKAKIVSVDLPSGYPSDIRVKCDFAVTFQWDKEEYGGFERVIVKIGYPKELYHLVGPGDAKFALRKKGEHKGQNGKLLVIGGSEDYFGAPYLAAKAASYLVDLVYLAMPEYSARRINDPNVILRPFERRNFRKEDVEDVLAIADGVDAVVIGPGIGQRAETKEFVVEFLRWCEKPVVIDADALKAVAEDLDVLKGKNFVLTPHAGEFRILFGEKPEGSLEEKAKLVVEKAKGVGGTVLLKGAYDIISDGKGWKYNKTGNRGMTTGGTGDVLAGLVGALLALGNSPLRAASAGAFLNGLAGDMVKEEMGENFTALDVAEKVPQAVKWVLEF; this comes from the coding sequence ATGAGAATCGAAGACGTTTATATCTGGGACATAAACGCTAAGTGGCTTGGGATTTCACCGGTTCAGCTCATGGAGAACGCCGGCGCTGGTGTCGCGAGAACAATTGAGGAGCGCTTCGGGAAGGGGCTTAAGGTAGCGGTCTTTTCTGGAACTGGAAACAACGGGGGCGACGGCTTCGTCGCGACGAGACACCTCAGCTTCGAGAACGATGTTACCCTCTTCCTCGTTGGCGACGAGGCGAAGATTAGAAGCGAGGAGGCAAAGCACAACTGGGAGATTCTCAAAAAGCTCGACTTCGTTAAGATTAGAATTCTAAAGGACTCGTCTTACATCAAGTCTCTCGATCTCTCTGAGTTCGATGTCATAGTGGATGCACTTTTGGGAGCAGGAACGAAAGGAGAACCAAGGGAGCCGATACGGAGCGCCATCGAGAAGATAAACGAGTACTCCGGAAAAGCCAAGATAGTGAGCGTTGACCTTCCGAGCGGTTATCCGAGCGATATCCGCGTTAAGTGTGATTTTGCCGTCACTTTCCAGTGGGACAAGGAAGAATACGGGGGTTTTGAGCGCGTTATAGTGAAAATAGGCTACCCGAAGGAGCTTTACCACCTAGTGGGCCCGGGCGATGCCAAGTTCGCGCTGAGGAAGAAGGGCGAGCACAAGGGGCAGAACGGGAAGCTACTTGTCATAGGAGGAAGCGAGGACTACTTCGGAGCGCCTTATCTCGCGGCGAAAGCGGCTTCATACCTCGTTGATCTGGTCTACCTTGCGATGCCCGAGTATTCGGCGAGGAGAATAAACGACCCCAACGTAATCCTGCGTCCCTTTGAGAGGAGAAACTTCAGGAAGGAAGACGTTGAGGACGTTCTGGCAATAGCTGATGGGGTTGATGCAGTCGTTATCGGGCCGGGAATTGGACAGAGGGCCGAGACAAAGGAGTTCGTCGTTGAGTTTCTCCGCTGGTGCGAGAAGCCTGTAGTTATAGACGCCGACGCCCTGAAGGCCGTCGCCGAGGATTTGGACGTTCTCAAGGGCAAGAACTTCGTTCTGACACCCCACGCCGGTGAGTTCAGGATACTGTTTGGTGAGAAGCCTGAAGGAAGCCTTGAAGAGAAGGCGAAGCTCGTGGTGGAGAAAGCAAAGGGCGTTGGGGGAACGGTCCTGCTCAAGGGAGCCTATGACATCATAAGCGACGGAAAAGGCTGGAAGTACAACAAGACCGGCAACAGGGGCATGACGACCGGCGGGACTGGAGACGTTTTGGCTGGTCTAGTAGGAGCACTCCTTGCGCTTGGAAACTCTCCGCTGAGAGCCGCCTCTGCTGGGGCCTTCCTAAACGGCCTCGCTGGCGATATGGTGAAGGAAGAGATGGGAGAGAACTTCACGGCTTTGGACGTTGCCGAAAAGGTGCCGCAGGCAGTAAAGTGGGTGCTGGAGTTTTGA
- a CDS encoding [protein ADP-ribosylglutamate] hydrolase: MVEFEIVKGDITRFPAEAIVNAANRYLEHGGGVAYAIAKAAAGDPREYIRISKEAMREQLGKDHIEHGEVVVTPAMRLEKHGIRYVIHTVGPYCGGIWDEDKKEKLRKAILGALRKAEELGVKTIAFPAVSAGIYGCPLEEVVKTFKEVIDEFEREAGSVERVYLVLYSEKDYERALRAV; this comes from the coding sequence GTGGTAGAGTTTGAGATCGTTAAAGGAGACATAACCCGCTTTCCGGCCGAGGCGATAGTCAACGCGGCCAATAGGTACCTCGAGCACGGCGGCGGTGTTGCCTACGCCATTGCGAAAGCAGCGGCTGGCGATCCGAGGGAATACATCAGGATAAGCAAGGAAGCCATGCGCGAGCAGCTTGGAAAGGACCACATCGAGCATGGGGAAGTTGTTGTAACGCCGGCGATGAGGCTGGAGAAACACGGCATCCGCTACGTCATCCACACAGTTGGCCCTTACTGCGGCGGAATCTGGGACGAGGACAAGAAGGAGAAGCTGAGGAAGGCCATCCTCGGGGCGCTGAGGAAGGCCGAGGAGCTTGGAGTCAAAACGATAGCCTTCCCGGCGGTAAGCGCTGGCATCTACGGCTGTCCGCTTGAGGAAGTCGTGAAGACATTCAAGGAGGTCATTGATGAGTTCGAGAGAGAAGCAGGGAGCGTTGAGAGAGTCTATCTTGTGCTGTACTCGGAAAAGGATTACGAGAGGGCTCTGAGAGCTGTTTGA
- a CDS encoding amidohydrolase family protein — protein MSILIKNGHVIYGENLDVVRADVLIESNRIVSVERNINEAADTVIDATGRVVSPGFINLHTHSPMGLLRGLADDLPLMEWLQNHIWPREAKLTPEYVKVGAYLGALEMIRSGTTTFLDMYFHMDKVAEAVLDAGLRGYLSYGMIDLGDPDRTEKELKEALREMEAIEKLNSERVHFVFGPHAPYTCSIALLKEVRKLASEHNKLITIHVSETMAEIGQITERYGKSPVVLLDDIGFLGNDVIIAHGVWLDSRDIQILARHGVTVAHNPGSNMKLASGVMPLEKLLNAGVNIGLGTDGSASNNNLDMLEEMKLAALLHKVHNLDPTIADARTVFRMATQNGAKALRLNAGIIKEGYLADIAIINFNRPHLRPINDVISHLVYSANGNDVETTIVDGKILMLDGEVLTLDEEKVISEAEKVSEKLA, from the coding sequence ATGAGCATTCTCATCAAGAACGGCCACGTCATATACGGCGAGAACCTCGACGTTGTGAGGGCGGACGTCCTCATCGAGAGCAACAGGATTGTAAGCGTCGAGAGAAACATAAACGAGGCCGCAGATACCGTCATAGATGCCACAGGGAGGGTAGTTTCTCCTGGCTTCATAAACCTGCACACCCACTCGCCGATGGGCCTCCTCAGGGGGCTCGCCGACGACCTACCGCTGATGGAGTGGCTCCAGAACCACATCTGGCCGAGAGAAGCTAAGCTCACTCCCGAATACGTCAAAGTCGGTGCCTATCTGGGCGCTCTGGAGATGATCCGGAGCGGAACTACGACCTTCCTGGACATGTACTTCCACATGGACAAGGTGGCAGAGGCCGTCCTCGATGCTGGCTTAAGGGGATACCTTTCCTACGGCATGATAGACCTCGGCGATCCAGACAGGACTGAGAAGGAGCTGAAGGAGGCCCTCCGCGAGATGGAGGCGATAGAGAAACTAAACTCCGAGAGAGTCCACTTCGTCTTCGGGCCTCACGCGCCTTACACCTGTTCGATAGCCCTCCTGAAGGAGGTCAGAAAACTCGCCAGCGAGCACAACAAGCTCATAACCATCCACGTGAGCGAGACGATGGCGGAAATAGGCCAGATAACCGAGCGCTACGGAAAAAGCCCCGTCGTCCTCCTCGACGACATCGGCTTCCTTGGAAACGACGTCATAATAGCCCACGGCGTCTGGCTGGACAGCAGGGACATTCAAATATTGGCGAGGCACGGCGTTACAGTTGCCCACAACCCCGGAAGCAACATGAAGCTCGCGAGCGGTGTCATGCCCCTCGAAAAGCTCCTAAACGCTGGCGTCAACATCGGCCTTGGCACAGATGGAAGTGCGAGCAACAACAACCTCGACATGCTTGAGGAGATGAAGCTCGCGGCCCTGCTCCACAAGGTTCACAACCTCGATCCCACCATAGCGGACGCCAGGACGGTCTTCAGGATGGCCACGCAAAACGGGGCAAAGGCACTGAGACTCAACGCTGGAATAATCAAAGAGGGCTATCTGGCTGATATCGCCATAATCAACTTCAACAGGCCGCACCTCAGGCCCATCAACGACGTGATAAGCCATCTCGTTTATTCGGCCAACGGAAACGACGTGGAGACAACGATAGTTGACGGAAAAATCCTGATGCTTGACGGGGAAGTTCTGACCCTCGACGAGGAGAAGGTTATCAGCGAGGCCGAGAAAGTCTCAGAAAAGCTCGCCTGA